The Corvus hawaiiensis isolate bCorHaw1 chromosome 1, bCorHaw1.pri.cur, whole genome shotgun sequence genomic sequence TTTGGCAGTGCCGTCACCCTTCCCCAGGGATTGCAGGATCATGCTCTGATCCTGGCACCCCACTGCAGGATCTTCACTGGGCTGGTGAGAGAAGGAGGGCTCAGGTGCTTATCTTGATCTTGAGTGTTCCCAGACTGCAGGTGATGAAGATCCCACACAGATCCAAATCTCTGGCAGCAACAGCTGCCACCTCCCAGACAAATCCTTTAAACCCTTCTTTGCCGATGGCAACGGATGAACCAGAGCACGGAGGACATGGGGGCCCCTGGTgaactgggctgtgctgggaggcagGTGCTGGGTGAGAGGTGAGACTGGGACCACAACGCTCCGTGTCCGTCCAGCCCGGAGCCGTGTTGGACATGTCTGAGCCCCAGCGCTGCCCGGTTCCTCCTCGGGGGGCCCGGGGCTGCCAGAGTCCCGGAGGGGACACGGAGAACACGGGGACGAGGACACACGTGAGCCGCCCCGGCTGAGTGCGGGGGTCCTGCCCCCTCGGCCTTTCCTCATGGATTTAACGGGAAATCTTGGACACGAAAGAAAGGCCGAGCTTGGGCTCCTCCGGGCGCACATGGGGTCCCAGACCCTACTTTCCTCCCCGTTTCCCCGGGACGGGACGGTGCCCTGGGAGGCCGGGGCAGGACCCGCTCCCGGCCGGGCTCTGCACAGCGCGACCCCCCCGTGGGGACCCGCACGACCTAACTGGGACCCCCCACTCCCACCCCGCCgcttcccagctccatcccagcaccCGCTTCTcctttttggggtgttttcctTTCGGGCCGGGCCCATGCGAGGCACcttcccccggccccgccgcggggctcggccgccgccgccccctgGGAGGGCTGAGCCCCCCGGTCCCGCCCCACGCCCCCGGACCGCACTCACCGCTCCCGCCCGGTCCGGCCCGGCTCGACTCGGCAGGGCCGGCGATCGCTCCGCCGCGCTCCCGGTGCGCTCCCGGTGCGCTCCCGGCGGCCCCtcggcccgccccgccgcggcaCGCCGGGAGCTGTAGTCCGGCAGCACCGGGAGAGGCGGAGCCGCCATGGGAACCGGCGGGAGCGGCTCCGGGAAGGGGATCGGGGGCTCCACCAACCCCCGCTCCGCGCACAGAGAACCCCAGAGCCGGCGGGGTGCGTCCAGCCTGCCCGGGGAGGTTGGGCTGCCCCCCAACCCTCCCCCCGCCTCTCTTTCCCAGGGGAAATCCGAGGGTGGGGAACACTGGGGCAGCTTCCCTaaggagctgtggctgttccatccctggaagtgttcgagGTctggttggacggggcttggagcaacctgggagagtggaatatgtccctgcccatggcagggggtgggactggttgatttttaaagtcccttcccacccaaaccattctgattcCGTGATACCGTGAAAATCCCATCAGCAGCATTGTGCAGACAGCCCGGGCAAGCCGGCAGCGCTGCAGGACACCCTGCCAAGGTCGGGGCTGGGAGCGAGCGCAGGATTCCAGCGCTGGAGCGCGGGGGGAGACCATCTGGCTCCGCTTTTGTTTGCACAACCATCAAAGCTCATCGCGTGGGGCTGGCACGGCCCACGGGTGCCGCAGCCATCTGtgcagggctctgtgtgtgcctgcTGCCGGCTCTTCCAGCAGCGGAGGGGCAGCGCCGGAGCCCCTTTGGGCTGCAAACCCCCTGCCCGGAGACGAGCAGAGCCCCTGGCTGTGTGCGGAGCCCGGGCGCGGCGCTCCCGGCTGCCCGCGGCGCACATGTGGCTCTGCCGGTGCCATTCGCAGTCCCCCGACCTGGCACAGACACTTCCGCTCGCCACAGCCCGCGGTGGGTTTTGGTGCTGGCCCAGGTGGAGTCACAGCGACGTCGAGGTTCCCTGAGTGCCCCTGTGCCTCCACTCTGAGCTCTGTGTCCTGACCCTGTCTGCATCCATCAGGCCTTGGCTCCAGCCGCACATCCTGACTGGGCACGGCGAGGGCACAGAGACCCCGCGGGCTGCCAGGGCCGGGGCTGCCTGGGTGTCACAGGCTGGCACCGTGTTGCTGGCAGGGCACGGGGGCACTTGCCGGATCCAGAGCTCAGCAGTGTCTGCTTCCAGAGGGCTTTGGACACGGAGAGACGCACATGTGGGGTAAAGCAGATGAAAGGCCGCTGATTGCCACCCTGTGGAACCGCGttgtccctgcccggctcctCTGCGGTGCCCTCTTGGCAGGGCGCGGTGCGGGGATGCCGGCGTGCGGAGGCGGGGGATCCCACGGGATCCGGTCCTGCTTTGCAGGAGATCCACGCACGCACAGCAGGCTCTATTTTtatcctgctcctgcctgacTGAGCAGCTCCCTGCGCGGTGACATCTAATTTAGCAGCTTCCCCGCACCCTGCTGGCTCCGCACGTGAGGGGGAAGCACAATgcagcagctatttttaaacGCCCATAAATATTCATCCCTCTCCGTGATGCAGCAGCCGCCGCTGCCGGTGGAGCGCGGGGGGGACCCGACCCGCTCCCTGGGCTCCCCACACCGCGCTCACCCGCCCAGGGAACACCGGCACTGGGGGCGGGGAGTTCCCTGGGGGGATCCTGCCCCATCCGCTCACCGGCAGCTGCACCCGCGTTCACCCTGTGCCCAGGAGGGCCGTTCCCGTGTGGATTCCTAGGCCTCGCTCGCTCCCAGCCTCTCCCGGTGCCGGGCCGTGCTCAGCTCCCACTCTGCTGGCTGCCGGTCCCTCTGCCCGGTCGATGCCGGTTATATTTAGCTCCGTGGTGGCAGCGAGAAGCCGGTGCCAGCTATTTTTAGCCATCCTGCGGTGGGAAGGGTCCGCGTGGGTCGTGCTGCACTGCAGGTTTTGGGCTGGTGGGTGCCGTGTCCTCCACGTGGGAGCCCCGTGGggtgcagccctggggctgctcccactCCCGGATCTGTGCCCTCTGCCGGGATCACCCGCCACCTCTCTGGGTCCCAGCTCAATCCCCCCGTGCACCTGCCTGTCACCTTGGCCCCTCGGCCCCGTCCCGCGGCGGGTGGCTGTGTCATCGGAGCAGCCACATCCCAAcatgcccatccctgcccccgCTGCGTGCACAGCTCCCCGCAGCACTGGGAATGGTGATGGGCAGCACGGGGCTGCTCCGATTCCTGGCCGAAGGGGGAGATGCCAGAGAAGTGCTCGAGAGTACCAACTGTGGCTGCCGGCTGCTGCTTGCCAGCCTCCCGGCCCTGTCCCGGGACAACCCTGCCCGGTGACTCCGGCACCGGTCCGGCGTTGGGCTTGGCTCCGGTCCTGGAAACATCGAAAAGACCCCTAAGATTATCGACTCCAACCGGTAACCAAGCACTGTCACCTTCACCACTAAActatgtccccaggtgccacatctacacgtTCTTAGAGCACTTCCAGACCCAGCAATGGCCGGGCCCCGGCGGAGCGCAGGGGTCTCCGGGGAGTGCGGGGGTCTCTGGGGAGCATCTGTCCGTGGCCGTGTCTGGCTGCCGTCAGGTTCCCTTTTCCTAATTGAGGCGAGATCCAGGCCAGGCGCCTCCTAACCGGTTTATCCTCCCGCAGCAGCGGGAGAACGTCAGTGCCCGGGGCCGGGCTGTCCCGCCGCGGAgatccagggctggggcagcgggagCCGCGTCCCtcccggcggccccggggcccGGTAACGGCGGCCGCTCTCCATGGTCCTGAGCCAGCCTCGCCGGTGCCCCGGGGCGGCGAGACCCCGAGCCGCGGCCCAGCCCGGTGATCCCCGGCCCGGGAAGCGGGAGACTGGGCTGGGGACCCACTCCGGCCCCCCTGGATCTCACCCCGCCTGGTGCCGCCGCCGCGGGTCGGGTTTCCCCGAGTAAGCGATGCCGGTACAGGACGGGGGGGGCACCGTGACCCCGCCGGAGTGGGAGTAGGGGTGTCCTACTCCCCCCgaagagctggggaggggatgAGGGGATTCCTGGGGGGTTGCGGGGGCAGCACCGGGGGGCGCCGAGGGCCCGGGGAGCCGGGAGGGCTCCCACCGGAGTTCGGAGGGGACGCGGCAGGGCGGAGGCCATGGAGTGCCCCGGGACGCGCTGGCACCAGCTGCCCCGGGATCGGAGGTCCCGGCAGCTCCTCGCTGGGTCTCTCCGGTGTCTTCCCGCCCATCACGGTCTGAGGACCCGGGGCAGCGCTTCTGCCGtagggagaggagctgggaaggctTCGGGCAGGGGGCCGGCGGTGCTCGGCACTGCACGGCccccccggcggggcgggccgggggcggggagcCCCGGGGAGGCCCGGGCGGAGGATCCCGCccaccggccccgccgccgccgccggctccggggccgccgcgctgcgcggggcgcggccgctccggcccggggcgcggggccgctccGCCGCCGGGGGCTGCACAGGCAGGTGAGTCCGCAACTGCACCTCCGGCGGGGCGGgaggcggggaggggagggtcGGCAGAGCCGCGCAGAGCGGAGCTTCCCCCGGGAAAGCACCGGGGCTTCCCTCGCCTGCGACGCCCCCGGCGCCGAGCGGGCCGGGGGGATCCCCGGGCATCCCCGGGCGCACGGAGGGTCCTCGCGTTCGCACCGCCCCCGGCTCCTCAACCGCATTTCCTGGGGCTGGCGGCGACCCCCGCGGTCGGGCTGGGGACCCCCGCGCCCTGCTGCGGGCTGGGAGACCCGCGGTGGGACAGGGGCTGGCTCGCTGTCGTCGCTGCCGTGTCTGGTCCGCATCCCACCCGCAGGGGTGTCCCGGTCCCGTGGACGAAGCAGCCCCCTCCCGGGACACCGGGTCCCGGCTCATGCCGGTGGTTTCCCGGGCAGCGGGAAGAGGGTACCAAGGGGCTGTGTTTGTCCCAGGTTACCTCTGGAAGACTTGGGGGGTGGTGCAGTGTGGGGCTCCAGGGTCCCGGTGCCCTTCGTGTGCCCTGAGCTCTGGTTCCCTCTCAGGACCTTCCTGGATCCCGGGGCTCCGGCAGTGCAGGGGTCAGTTCTGCACAGGTGTGACCTTGGGGTGTTTTGGCGTGCCAGGGCTGTGTGACAGCGCCCAGCACGCGGGGTGCTCGCTTGCCTGTGCTGTGGAGGCCACCCTTGGGTGGCCACCTCTGCACCACACCAAGGAGCCCCAGTCAGCGGGTTTGCCGGTGTTGGGGTGCTCCGGGGAGCAGTGGGACCAGCAGGCAGCATTGCTGGTGGCATAGCTCAGGGCTCCCGCAGCACTGAGCTCTGCCTGACCGGGTGACACAGGCGCCTGGCAGCCCCAGTGGCTTTGATTGTGGGATGGTGGGAGAACACCTGGATCCTGCCTCCAGAGTTCCGCTGCCACGGCCGGCACAGGGACGAGCTGGGACCCCTGGACATGGTGGgacccagggctgggagagccggGCAGCGCTCGGAGCGCTCAGACACGGCCCTTAtctgctgccaccaccctgGGAACTCGTTGCACGCTCAGCTCCAgtgaatttcctttttctgtttttgtttctttcctgctgACGCTTTTCCCCTCCGGAATCAAGGGCTGGATGGGGCCCATGGTTACGGGGTAGTGTGAGCAGCCCAACCCCACGGTGGGGTGGCAGTGGGCACGGCAGCACCCAGCGCCCACCTGTGCCAGTCCCCTCGAAAGGAGAAAACCCGCCGCGTGTCCGCGTGTGCCCCGGGCGCTCCCGGAGAGCGGAGCCGGGAGCAGGAACCTGCTGAGCCGCTGCTTGCACATGTTTTCCGTGGCATTCCCCGGGGGCCGCCTGCAGCGGCCGCTCGCCCGGAGCCGGGGCTCGCTCTGGTGCGTCCTCCGGCCGCCGCAGGATGCATCGGCCTCCTGCGAGCAGCGATCGTGGCGCCGTGACCTTGGCAGGGCGGGAGCTCACCCCGCTTCTGGCTCAACCCGAGCGTCTCCGGTTGTTACAACCCAGCTGCCGGCGCAGGAGACGTGCCCAGCCCCTGGGGCCTGATCCTGGCACGCAGGAGCCTGGAGCGAGGTGATGGCCGGGCATGGGGGAAAGCGTGAGTCGTGACGGCTGTCCCGgcccccatccctgtccctgcttcaTGGTTGGGGTCAGGTGTGGTGCTCACAGCCAGCGCAGTGACAGTTCTGCCCCTGTCCGCCCTAGCCTGACACTGTCCCCTTGTTGTCCCTGTCTCAGATGTGCTGACTTCAGCTGAAGCCACTGTGGGCGTGAGGAAAGCAGCGTAGGACCATGACTGCAGCACAGAGGGTTCTCCTCTGCCCCATCACCATGGGACTGCTCCTGCAGaacctcttcctcctcctcctcctcttcctcctgggCTCCTGCCTCCACCCAGCCGCTGCCTTCCCCAAGGGCTGTTACCCCTCAGAAGAGGAGGGGCTGAAGACCTTTCGCTGCAGCAACGCTCAGCTGACCGAGGTCCCCAGAGACATCCCCAATGACACCAACAAGCTCTACCTGGACTTCAACCAAATCCCCTTCCTGCCTCGCGATGCCTTCCGGGACCTGCcgctcctgctggagctggatcTGTCCCACAACGCCATCGCCAGAGTTGAAAGTGGGGCTTTCCAGGGCCTGGCAGAGCACCTGCACTCTCTGGACTTGTCTTCCAACAGGCTGGTGTCGGTCAGCAAAGATGCCTTTAGCAACCTGAAAGCCAAGGTGAACCTGTCCAACAACCCGTGGCTGTGTGACTGTCGGCTGCAGGAGCTGATCCGCGCAGTGGAGCTGGCGGCTGACTCCTCAGGGGGCATCATGTGTGACTCCTCCACGCAGGAGGAGCACGTCGGCAAAGCTTTCCTGCAGGTGATTGCCGACACAGACTTCTGCAATGTGTACAAGAAGACCACGGACATTGCCATGCTGGTCACCATGTTTGGCTGGTTTGCCATGGTGATCTCCTACCTGGTCTACTACGTGCGGCAGAACCAGGAGGATGCCCGGCGGCACCTGGAATATCTCAAGTCACTGCCCAGCAAGCAGCGGCGATCGGAGGAGTCATCCACCATCAGCACTGTGGTGTGAGCACCAGCATCCTTCAGGACATGGGGACGTGTGGAGCTGGGGACCTGCCGCTCCAGGGGCTCGCCACGGCTGCAGAAGCTGTCACCAGCCGCCAGCATCTCACAGAGATACTCATGGATTTGTTCTGTTCTCccgctggcagcagcagccacagctgatGAGTCCCTGGCTCTGGTGGCTGAGGTCAGGGATGGATATCAGCCATGAGCGTGGAGGATCTGCAGCATCCTCCCAAGTTATGGATGACTGGAGTGAGCTGGAGCATCCCCCTGGCATGTGGCCATTGCTCCAACTGAGCTGGACATTTGGACTTCATCTAAAACTTTTTATATTTCCTTTGCAGAGATCCCTTGGGGTATTAATGGAATCGGTGTTTTCATCTCTCCCCTGCTCCCCCTTGGCTGCCCAAGGGATGGTCTGGTAGCCCAGGACAGTCCGTGCCTGGCTCCCTGCTGAGAGATAAGTGGGAAGGAGCAGTACGGGTGCAAGGCCAGTGCCCTGCCAGGTCACTGGCCCTGGAGGGTCATGGGCTTCAAGCCCAGCCAGTAGGACCAAGAGGTGGGGCAGGAGGTGGGGACGCACTGGTTGGTGCCACTCCATCTCCTGtttcatctccctgctcctttcccagcactCTCAGGCCAGGTGGGGCAAGGGGTGTGGGGGTCTCCACTCAGAGATGGGGTCACTCATGGGCAAACCCAGGGCCTTTCCCCTCTGAGTGTGGGGAATTAGAACCAAACAGGGAATGAACTCCCTGGGGCAGAGCCCTTTGGGGCTGACAAGGGATGTAGGTGCTGATGGAGGGGCAGCTGGGGGTCCTGGCAGTGggtccagccctgctgggatgtTGGGGAAGCGGGTTTCCCCTTGGTGCTCTCGGGGACCACGTGGGAGGGTGTTTGCAGCACCCTTTGCCATTGCTCCTGTCACTGCCGGAGGGGAGCTCCCACCTCACAAGCTGCTGACCGGTCACTGTGATGGGAAGCAGGATGGAGggagctgccacagctcctccGTCCTCTCCCCACTCCCACACTGCTGTCAGGAGCCTGAATCTCCCCTAAAAATGTCCAAAAGTCCCTTTTTGACACTTTCAGTATTGGGCTGCAGGTTCCTGGTGGCAGTGGTGGAGGTGAtgctgggcacagggctggcacaggcaaGGTCAGTGCCCACCTTTGGGCGTGCAGGGTTCAAGTGGCAACTCAGAGCAaagccagagcagccccagacTCTTCCACCTGCATGTCTGGCCTCCAGGACATctggttttgctggttttggccTTTTTTTAAACCAACCAATGCTGAATTGCCTTAATTCACCAAGACCGCCAACCAAAGCTGCTTGAACCTCCTCTGTACCGAGCCAGAGCTGCCTTGTTGCCAGGCCCAGCCTCAGCCCCTGGTGTGGGCAGCGTGTTTGGGTGCAGGCAGGGCTCTGgcccggctgctgctgctgccctcgTGCCCCGGTGCCGGTGGGAGCCGTGGGACAGAGCCGGCCAGGAGCGGGGCCCGTGCCCTTCCACAAGTGCCTgattccagcacagagcaggagctctgcaACGCACAAACACCTCGGCCCCAGCTCCCATCCGGGCGTCCCCACAGCTCCACGgcagctccttccccctccaCAACCGCCTGAGGAGAAAAGGGGCTGGGGGCGACCCGACTGAACCCCCCCAGGCTGCTCCCCCCAGGCCACCGCTTGTGCCCGCAGCGCGGGAGGTGCCGGGATCACCCGACCCATCCGTGTTTGGGTTAAGGGACCTTTTAGTTCTTACTTTATATGACAATAAAATTGGCTTTTACTTTGGAGCCGGTGGCCGGCGTGtactggtgtgtgtgtgtgtttgtgggtcACAGGGCCCTGGTGACGTTGTGCCTGCAAAGGAAGGACGGAGGTGCCCGTGACAGCCGATGTCCTTGTGGGCAGGCACTTGCAGAAACAGGACACCCGTCCCTCCGGTAACCCTGCCCCAGCCTTCAATAATGAACACCTGCGGCTCGGCTCAGGTCACTGGCACGGTCCCCGCCTCACCCAGGACCCCGTGGCGTGGtttcccagggctctgctccgCTCCTCTGCCCTCCCATCCCCACCGGAGCAGCCCGGGCATCGCGTGGCACACGGGCAGGACCATGACGGCCGGGAGGGACAAGCCCTTCCAAGACCACGGTCCCACCAGTCCCCACACGAGGCCTCTCTGGTCACAGCCCGGTCCCGGTTTTCCAGCGCCTCTCCCCGCGTGATCCGTGCTGGAGTCTTGTGCCATGGAAGGTGAAAACCGGGCCCTAACGCAGAGTGACAGTTCCCGCTCGTGGGACATTAACCTTATTTGTCACTCGGCTGTCTCCAGACGCAGACCCCGGGCTCTGGAGCAGATGGCTGCTGTCCCCCGCTCCGGTCACTCCCTGGGGATTCTCCTCCCGCGGCTCCcggagcagctggggagggctgggggacacGCAGGACACGTGGCCCCAGCTGCCACCCTGTCCGTGGGGCCGTGGCTCCCTGGAGTCCTGCCGGTGTCCCCTCTCATGGGGCTGGATGATGCTGAGTCCCCCGGGGTCAGCCCTGCTCTGGATCCTGTCTGTGCAATTATTTGGATGGAAACCATCAGGCTCATTACAGCCTGCACGGATGAGCACAGGGGAAAGGAAGTGGATTCCAGGAGTTTGTCTGGATGTGGAACAGCCACTGGCCTGTGTGGGTGTACAGGGGGATAAAAACATAAGAAGTCTAACAAATGGATGGACGGAATTGTGTTGGACTTATGCTGTCAGTACTGATAGATATTTAATCAGGTGTGACAGGGAACGgggaagaacaggaaaatgGGTTTATGGGGCTATTTCCTGGGGGTGCTGTGGCCAGCCTGGGGTGTTGGGGTGTCTCGGGAGCAGGGGGACACAGCCTGCCAGATGACTTAAATCCCAAGGAGGGATTTTTCTCATCCCACTCTTTCCAGCTGTGAGGTGCTGTGTGCCagatcctgctgggagcaggagctggcactTGGCACAGTGGGTGCGAGGGCCTCAGTGTTAAAGGCAACACTTCTCCTCCAGCAAGGAATTAGAATTATCCCTCTTAATACCCCTCTCTGGGTAATTCGTTTCCTGATGTAGATTTATCCGCAGGGATCAGCAGCGGGAGAATTAAGAAGGAGTGTGACCTCCTTCTGTGCGTTTCAGCACGCCGGTAAATCTCCGTTATTAACTTCCAAGGAGCTCTGCCCGCCCTGCCATTAACTGGCCTGTTCTCCTCTTCAGGATGGAGGAAATGTGCCACCGGGGCAAGATCTACGACCTGAATCCTCTTGGTAGGGACAACTCTTTGCCTGCTTGGCCCTGAAAT encodes the following:
- the LRRC3C gene encoding leucine-rich repeat-containing protein 3C, whose protein sequence is MTAAQRVLLCPITMGLLLQNLFLLLLLFLLGSCLHPAAAFPKGCYPSEEEGLKTFRCSNAQLTEVPRDIPNDTNKLYLDFNQIPFLPRDAFRDLPLLLELDLSHNAIARVESGAFQGLAEHLHSLDLSSNRLVSVSKDAFSNLKAKVNLSNNPWLCDCRLQELIRAVELAADSSGGIMCDSSTQEEHVGKAFLQVIADTDFCNVYKKTTDIAMLVTMFGWFAMVISYLVYYVRQNQEDARRHLEYLKSLPSKQRRSEESSTISTVV